From a single Apostichopus japonicus isolate 1M-3 chromosome 12, ASM3797524v1, whole genome shotgun sequence genomic region:
- the LOC139977278 gene encoding uncharacterized protein — MSLYFKESRWSTTEAIISSTGKATAGDTYEELRLASVQTEDSAFSEESLQMPLPRTLPEPFATNTKEMKEDTKEVETNETRLSDKTGNIEEGNVTSVDQVSIRTGKNIKTDEGDSHSMRAESMIGKDGGTLDIQNTGVSLEIPPGALRRDYFVKMRIIPQHYRDETELPLTSYSSLVVELLPNNVNLLKPATLAIPHCLVLKKKCGWKAKVYSSHHKEGNKPQWEEERNTKCDVTYESCVIRIHNFCWKKYKIDGQQVKAINIMLFAAKRSHDKNGLFLDIGYYWDLPSCQRNLEQGLEIATMNIAKIKQPAT, encoded by the exons ATGTCATTATATTTCAAGGAATCCAGATGGTCAACAACTGAAGCAATCATATCTTCAACGGGCAAAGCTACTGCTGGAGATACATACGAAGAACTACGACTAGCAAGTGTACAAACTGAAGACAGTGCTTTTAGTGAGGAGTCTCTTCAG ATGCCGTTACCAAGGACTCTTCCCGAACCGTTCGCAACAAACACAAAAG AGATGAAAGAGGACACCAAAGAAGTAGAAACGAACGAGACGCGTTTATCAGATAAAACTGGAAATATTGAAGAAGGAAAC GTGACGTCAGTAGATCAAGTATCAATTCGTACAGGAAAGAACATTAAGACGGACGAAG GTGATTCTCATTCCATGAGAGCAGAATCAATGATCGGCAAAGACGGTGGAACGCTTGACATTCAAAATACCGGTGTCAGCTTAGAAATACCTCCCGGTGCTCTGCGGCGTgattattttgtcaaaatgAGAATAATTCCACAACATTATCGAGATGAAACCGAATTACCACTTACTAGTTACTCCTCATTAGTGGTAGAACTCCTGCCCAATAACGTTAACCTTTTAAAACCAGCAACATTAGCAATACCTCACTGTTTGGTTCTCAAGAAAAAATGTGGATGGAAAGCAAAGGTATACAGCAGTCACCATAAAGAAG GCAACAAACCACAATGGGAAGAGGAAAGAAATACTAAGTGTGATGTAACTTATGAAAGCTGTGTGATACGGATTCACAATTTTTGCTGgaagaaatataaaattgaTGGACAACAAGTCAAGGCAATTAACATTATGTTGTTTGCCGCTAAGCGTTCCCATGATAAAAATGGTTTATTTCTTGATATAGGATATTACTGGGACTTACCAAGTTGCCAAAGG AACTTAGAACAAGGACTAGAAATAGCGACCATGAATATTGCTAAGATCAAGCAACCCGCAACctag
- the LOC139978053 gene encoding uncharacterized protein, with the protein MDSLMASMMMLQRQQRTSSKQHVVTNVEKMKEDTKEVGENETCSSDRREFEEGIVTSADQVSIRTSENIKKDEGDSRSMRAESKIGKDGGTLDIQNTGVSLQIPPGALRFDYFVQMRIIPHHYLDETELSFASNSSVVVELLPNNVMLLKPATLTLPHCLVLEKKCGWKAKVYSSHHKEGNQPQWEEEQNAQCDVTYETCVMQFYNFSWKKVQIGDDKVEAKRIMLYAAMRSSIENEIFLDIGYYWQLPSCRDILNLNHAVVLHQRPAWFFRKGNLPLTVLFEEVVPTNWTYKEENNEKIINFITVAFIGGDFCTFLLKKGVSDETDGCTCYLKAGQGLDLVELNFSLKESSLSRAEAIILSTGNGIADSQEELPSAISRTKVRKKLLQKLSKKLTKRWREVGRNLKLTDDQLNILDLNYSDHQEKVYQMLLKWKSEKTIAATHGVLADALGNTGRVDLRDWVLGGSEPT; encoded by the exons ATGGATAGTCTAATGGCATCAATG ATGATGTTACAAAGACAACAAAGGACTTCTTCCAAACAGCATGTAGTAACAAACGTAGAAA AGATGAAAGAGGACACTAAAGAAGTTGGAGAAAACGAGACGTGTTCATCAGACAGAAGAGAATTTGAAGAAGGAATT GTGACGTCTGCAGATCAAGTATCAATTCGTACAAGCGAGAACATTAAGAAGGACGAAG GTGATTCTCGTTCCATGAGAGCAGAATCAAAGATCGGCAAAGACGGTGGAACGCTAGACATTCAAAATACCGGTGTCAGCTTACAAATACCTCCCGGTGCTCTGCGATTTGATTATTTTGTCCAAATGAGAATAATTCCACATCATTATCTGGATGAAACTGAATTATCGTTTGCTAGTAACTCCTCAGTAGTGGTAGAACTCCTTCCCAATAACGTTATGCTTTTAAAACCAGCAACTTTGACATTACCTCACTGTTTGGTTCTCGAGAAAAAATGTGGATGGAAAGCAAAGGTATACAGCAGTCACCATAAAGAAG GCAACCAACCACAATGGGAAGAGGAACAAAATGCTCAGTGTGATGTAACTTATGAAACCTGTGTGATGCAGTTTTACAATTTCAGCTGGAAGAAAGTTCAAATTGGTGATGATAAAGTCGAGGCAAAGAGGATAATGTTGTATGCCGCTATGCGTTCTtctattgaaaatgaaatatttcttgatatCGGGTACTACTGGCAGTTACCAAGTTGCCGAGAT ATTCTCAATTTGAATCATGCCGTTGTGTTGCATCAGAGACCAGCCTGGTTTTTCAGAAAAGGGAATTTGCCTCTGACAGTTTTATTTGAAGAAGTAGTACCAACTAATTGGAcatataaagaagaaaacaatgaaaag ATAATCAACTTTATCACAGTTGCGTTTATCGGAGGAGATTTCTGTACGTTTCTCCTGAAAAAGGGGGTCTCCGACGAAACAGACGGATGCACATGTTACTTAAAAGCTGGCCAAGGGTTGGATCTTGTGGAATTAAATTTCTCACTAAAG GAATCCAGTTTGTCAAGAGCTGAAGCAATCATACTTTCAACGGGGAATGGTATTGCAGATTCACAAGAAGAACTGCCGTCAGCAATTTCACGAACCAAAGTTCGTAAAAAGCTTCTTCAG AAATTATCAAAAAAACTTACCAAACGCTGGAGGGAAGTTGGAAGGAACCTTAAGTTGACTGATGATCAACTCAATATCCTAGACCTAAATTATTCGGATCACCAGGAGAAGGTATACCAAATGCTACTTAAGTGGAAAAGTGAAAAGACTATCGCTGCAACTCATGGCGTTCTGGCGGATGCTTTGGGAAATACAGGAAGAGTTGATTTACGAGACTGGGTGCTTGGGGGTAGTGAGCCTACATGA